A genomic stretch from Penicillium digitatum chromosome 4, complete sequence includes:
- a CDS encoding Mitochondrial respiratory complex I chaperone (Cia84), putative: MRLETPMLISHFQARVLIVTFKHLRAQQNEMEEEDWQNVFSVENLEKVLYVLSESECAPEAREVVMNLARYAYQELNLDHGFGPGKISRPALSLYIDILAMNGNPEDARHTLLKFWGQMSKVVPSPWLTIMKGFAMKDDLRQVRKIVDEWGNHGNKFDQASHGELVRFLVDHGQWKAAQTAYDYPIAGDSKPSMAAREALIKLYLLNSRSELAEEIFKSLPNEPNEDTTGIILLMEAAKGSNASALAQKVHEWTVKNSRLKGSINIDIVNSLLQYANATQNPQLASDYMALAGQWGLTPDSQTHILELESCIQAGDVDGSLKIIKEKVDATSLTSHNLPIANKLITMLCRSEERDALFDQISSLLDPLFQENVYLESATIAALTHMLLYRNDLEAVSELLRPRLGSYSDEQKMPVRDALAEYITDKSQPDTDVWNAYELLRIAFPETWVSVRTKIMTFFFNRKRSDLAVLVFGHMRQADEPSRRPKADTYARCFQGLARTADATNLELVHNMLKLDLEVDLNTRIQNGLMMAYAACEMPDKSMEIFRQILQSEEGPCHKTITIFFKACEKHHNGAQEAIKMMSKVKKLEITVNRPLYSAYMEALAAQCEFDLAVEAINNMEAETGLPPTSNTIGLFYNAIPYQYWKDEVEKWASQKYPEHWEHLMTMKRTDQEEGLEFDGISNEVSV, encoded by the exons ATGCGGCTTGAAACACCAATGCTTATCAGTCATTTCCAAGCCCGCGTGCTCATCGTCACATTTAAACACCTGAGGGCCCAGCAGAACGagatggaggaagaagactggCAGAATGTATTCTCAGTCGAGAACCTCGAAAAAGTGTTGTATGTGCTCTCCGAGTCTGAGTGCGCCCCAGAGGCCCGTGAGGTTGTCATGAATCTTGCACGATACGCATATCAGGAGCTAAACCTTGATCATGGATTTGGTCCGGGGAAGATCAGCCGGCCTGCCCTTAGTCTCTACATCGATATCTTGGCTATGAATGGCAATCCTGAGGATGCAAGACACACCTTGTTGAAGTTTTGGGGTCAAATGAGCAAGGTTGTCCCATCACCCTGGCTCACAATTATGAAAGGATTTGCCATGAAGGACGATCTGCGACAAGTGCGAAAGATTGTTGATGAGTGGGGAAACCACGGCAACAAGTTTGACCAAGCCTCGCATGGAGAGCTGGTTAGATTTCTTGTCGATCACGGTCAGTGGAAAGCGGCTCAAACTGCCTACGACTATCCAATCGCCGGTGACTCCAAACCTTCTATGGCTGCGAGAGAGGCTCTCATTAAATTGTATCTCCTAAATTCGCGGTCAGAGTTGGCGGAGGAGATCTTCAAGTCTCTCCCTAATGAGCCCAACGAAGACACCACTGGCATCATTTTGCTCATGGAAGCAGCAAAGGGGAGCAATGCTTCTGCTCTTGCGCAAAAGGTCCACGAATGGACGGTGAAGAATTCTCGGCTCAAGGGCTCAATCAACATTGACATTGTTAATAGCCTTCTTCAGTATGCAAACGCGACTCAGAACCCGCAGTTGGCTTCTGATTACATGGCGCTGGCAGGCCAGTGGGGTCTCACCCCAGACAGCCAAACTCATATTCTAGAATTGGAGTCCTGCATCCAGGCCGGTGACGTTGATGGGAGTTTGAAGATTATCAAAGAAAAAGTGGATGCCACTTCCCTCACGAGTCACAACCTTCCCATTGCAAATAAGCTCATCACGATGCTCTGTCGATCCGAGGAAAGGGACGCCTTGTTCGACCAAATATCTTCTCTCCTAGATCCGCTGTTTCAAGAGAACGTGTACCTAGAATCTGCGACCATCGCCGCATTGACACACATGCTCCTTTATCGCAATGATCTCGAGGCTGTTTCAGAGTTGCTACGTCCACGACTAGGCAGCTACAGCGACGAACAGAAGATGCCAGTGCGAGATGCGCTCGCAGAGTACATTACGGACAAAAGCCAGCCCGATACAGACGTGTGGAATGCATACGAGCTTCTGAGGATCGCTTTCCCGGAAACATGGGTCTCGGTCCGCACCAAAATCAtgaccttcttcttcaaccGGAAGCGCAGTGATCTTGCCGTCTTGGTATTTGGACATATGCGTCAAGCCGACGAACCTAGTCGACGCCCTAAGGCAGACACCTATGCCCGCTGTTTCCAGGGCCTGGCTCGCACGGCAGATGCCACCAATCTCGAGCTTGTGCACAACATGCTGAAGCTGGATCTCGAAGTGGATCTCAACACGAGAATCCAAAATGGGTTGATGATGGCGTATGCCGCGTGCGAGATGCCAGACAAGAGCATGGAGATTTTCCGACAGATTCTTCAGTCGGAGGAAGGCCCTTGTCACAAGACTATCACGATTTTCTTCAAGGCCTGCGAGAAACATCACAATGGTGCCCAGGAGGCTATCAAGATGATGAGCAAGGTCAAGAAGCTGGAGATCACTGTGAATCGCCCCCTCTACTCGGCATACATGGAAGCCTTGGCAGCGCAATGCGAATTTGATCTGGCCGTTGAGGCTATTAATAACATGGAAGCCGAGACTGGGCTCCCTCCTACAAGCAATAC TATCGGGTTGTTCTACAACGCCATTCCGTATCAATACTGGAAAGACGAGGTAGAGAAATGGGCCAGTCAGAAGTATCCCGAGCATTGGGAGCATctgatgacgatgaaacGCACTGATCAAGAGGAAGGGTTGGAGTTTGATGGAATCTCAAATGAGGTGTCAGTGTAA
- a CDS encoding Ribosomal protein S18, with amino-acid sequence MSLNLISTSSLLRNAATTANVGLSLCRWSSTAAMSAFTSQRGTSSQTSQVVQRRRLPSRLKFLEDQKAQGESRALERYQTRDFKAGDIYSPHDLSPAEMKKWGKRQSPQTDAFDALNLNPMDLYKSFSVMSEYMTSMGRIKPRAVTGLRPVNQRKIAKALRRAIGMGLMPSVHRHPEILASEMRARMEGPGGF; translated from the exons ATGTCTTTGAACCTCATCTCCACATCGTCATTGCTGCGCAATGCTGCGACCACAGCCAATGTTGGCCTCTCACTCTGTCGCTGGAGCTCGACCGCTGCCATGAGCGCTTTCACTTCCCAGCGCGGCACAAGCTCACAAA CCTCCCAAGTGGTCCAACGACGCCGCTTACCTAGTCGCCTGAAGTTCCTCGAGGACCAGAAGGCGCAAGGCGAGAGCCGAGCCCTTGAGAGATACCAAACCCGTGACTTCAAGGCTGGAGACATTTACTCCCCTCATGATCTTAGCCCGGCCGAGATGAAGAAATGGGGAAAGCGCCAGAGCCCTCAAACAGATGCCTTTGACGCATTGAACCTGAATCCTATGGATTTGTACAAG AGCTTTTCCGTCATGTCCGAATATATGACCAGCATGGGCCGCATCAAACCTCGAGCCGTCACCGGTCTCCGACCTGTTAACCAGCGCAAAATTGCCAAGGCACTCCGGAGAGCAATCGGCATGGGTCTTATGCCTAGTGTCCACAGACACCCCGAAATTCTTGCGTCCGAGATGCGAGCACGTATGGAGGGCCCTGGAGGGTTCTAG
- a CDS encoding Actin cortical patch component, putative: protein MSLTNESIWAASPSTTRGQPTQLSSDSKGERLAYASNKSIFLRSIDDPAVARQYTEHKAQTTVARFAPSGFYVASGDTAGIVRVWDCVGEGITKGEYCIVNGRINDLAWDGDSQRIIAVGDGKQRYGHCITWDSGNTVGEIHGHTQQLNTVSIRQQRPLRAATAGDDRKTVFYHGAPFKFNNGIADKHSNYIYGVGFSPDGSHLVSVGADRKIWLYDGKTGETKGQIGEGEHKGSIFGVSWDKDSRKFVTASADRTVKIWDVEAGKATQTWTLGEEGALAVRDHQVGVVWPPGRNDNLLISLSLSGDLNYLVEGTPEPRQVVSGHQKSITSLTQTTVDDKQTLWTGSFEGRVCHWDVASGKAEEIEGDAHPGYVAGLATTSEGSGRIYSVGWDDTLRSVDEAAKTYTGSASKLNGQPKGVAAGDSTVLVGEAETVEIFQDGKKTGEYKTDFAATTVAAHGSQAAIGGENGSVQICAISSSRLSPRADINASRNPISALAFSPDASHLAIGDLRGRVLVFKVADGSLVTDRWTAHTARITSLAWNEAGSHVVSGSLDTNIFVWSLAKPGDWLELQNAHKEGVHGVGWVAGGSKIISAGADAAVKVWKVEGLN from the exons ATGTCGCTTACGAATG AGTCCATTTGGGCTGCTAGCCCCTCCACCACCCGCGGCCAGCCCACTCAGCTCTCTTCCGATTCTAAAGGCGAACGATTGGCCTATGCG TCCAACAAGTCCATCTTCCTCCGTTCAATCGACGATCCCGCAGTCGCTAGGCAGTACACCGAACACAAGGCGCAGACAACTGTCGCACGCTTCGCCCCATCCGGTTTCTACGTTGCAAGTGGTGACACTGCTGGAATCGTGAGAGTATGGGATTGTGTCGGCGAAGGAATTACCAAGGGTGAATACTGCATTGTCAATGGTCGAATCAACGATTTGGCCTGGGACGGTGACTCCCAGCGCATTATTGCTGTCGGCGATGGCAAGCAGCGATATGGACACTGTATCACCTGGGATAGTGGAAACACCGTTGGGGAGATCCACGGTCATACGCAACAGCTCAACACCGTGTCAATTAGGCAGCAACGGCCCCTGCGTGCCGCCACTGCTGGTGATGACAGGAAGACAGTCTTCTACCACGGAGCGCCATTCAAATTCAACAATGGAATTGCTGACAAGCACTCAAACTATATCTACGGAGTCGGCTTCAGCCCGGATGGATCGCACTTGGTCAGTGTTGGCGCAGACCGGAAGATTTGGCTCTACGACGGGAAGACAGGCGAGACCAAGGGTCAAATTGGCGAAGGAGAACACAAGGGCAGTATCTTTGGTGTCTCCTGGGACAAGGACTCGCGAAAGTTCGTCACTGCAAGTGCGGACCGGACCGTCAAGATCTGGGATGTGGAAGCTGGCAAAGCAACACAGACCTGGACCCTGGGAGAAGAGGGTGCTCTGGCTGTTCGTGACCACCAAGTTGGCGTGGTCTGGCCCCCAGGCAGAAACGATAACCTGCTCATCAGTTTGTCTCTCAGTGGAGACTTGAACTACTTGGTTGAGGGAACCCCAGAGCCCCGCCAGGTGGTGTCAGGCCACCAGAAGAGTATCACCTCCTTGACACAGACCACTGTGGATGACAAGCAAACTTTGTGGACAGGCAGCTTTGAGGGAAGAGTCTGCCACTGGGATGTAGCTTCAGGCAAGGCTGAGGAGATTGAAGGAGATGCCCACCCCGGCTATGTCGCCGGGCTTGCAACCACATCAGAGGGAAGTGGTAGAATTTACAGTGTCGGCTGGGACGACACACTCCGTTCTGTCGATGAGGCTGCTAAAACATACACCGGCAGCGCTTCAAAACTCAATGGACAACCAAAGGGCGTTGCCGCTGGCGACTCAACCGTGCTTGTTGGCGAAGCTGAAACCGTCGAGATTTTCCAGGATGGCAAGAAGACCGGAGAATACAAGACCGACTTTGCAGCTACAACCGTAGCCGCTCACGGTTCCCAGGCAGCCATTGGAGGTGAGAATGGTTCTGTTCAGATCTGTGCCATCTCCAGCTCTCGACTTTCTCCTCGGGCGGACATCAATGCCTCTCGCAACCCAATCTCTGCTCTTGCCTTTTCTCCAGACGCCTCCCACTTGGCCATAGGTGATTTGCGAGGACGTGTCCTGGTTTTCAAGGTTGCAGATGGTAGTCTAGTGACGGACCGCTGGACGGCGCATACTGCACGAATCACGTCTCTGGCCTGGAACGAAGCCGGCTCACACGTTGTGAGTGGATCTCTGGATACCAACATCTTTGTCTGGAGCTTGGCTAAGCCAGGCGACTGGCTTGAGCTGCAGAATGCTCACAAGGAGGGTGTCCATGGTGTTGGTTGGGTTGCAGGGGGCTCCAAGATCATTTCAGCTGGTGCAGATGCAGCGGTGAAGGTGTGGAAAGTGGAAGGCTTGAATTAA